In one Silvibacterium dinghuense genomic region, the following are encoded:
- a CDS encoding DUF2255 family protein yields MSDWSEAELKQIAAADDLHISPFREDGMTYGTPTWIWSVVVDGGLYVRGYNGQNSSWYKAAVMQKAGRIRVVGLEHEVAFEPVVDEINDRIDEAYRAKYSTSPYLAPMIGKRARAATVKISPR; encoded by the coding sequence ATGAGCGACTGGAGCGAAGCAGAGCTGAAGCAAATTGCCGCAGCAGATGATCTCCACATCTCCCCATTTCGGGAGGATGGAATGACCTATGGAACGCCTACGTGGATATGGTCGGTTGTGGTTGACGGTGGACTCTATGTGCGCGGCTATAACGGACAGAATTCAAGCTGGTACAAGGCGGCAGTGATGCAAAAGGCCGGACGCATCCGGGTCGTAGGCCTGGAGCATGAAGTCGCGTTTGAACCGGTTGTGGACGAAATCAATGATCGTATCGATGAAGCGTACCGGGCGAAATACAGCACCAGTCCCTACCTGGCTCCCATGATCGGAAAGCGGGCCCGCGCGGCAACGGTAAAGATCAGTCCGCGATAG
- a CDS encoding HupE/UreJ family protein produces the protein MKRFVILLMLIGLSTASAWAHRLDEYLQATILSLEPGTIHATMRMVPGVAVAEQIIAQIDTNRDGQLSQTEQEAYAKRVLNDLSLREDGSPLTLRLTAFELPSLESMRRGTGEIVLEFAADFSKRGSRHELIFENHHLPNLSVYLVNTLVPGDKHIRIGSQFRNHNQSSYCLYFETAGSTPASGPSLTFSGLNAAIRLGMHHIAEGTDHLLFLLTLLLPAPLAVSAHRWAGRTSARKSLLKILRIVTAFTLGHSLTLTLAGFGLVKVPSQPIEVLIAVSIFVSAIHALRPLFPGREAIIAASFGLIHGLAFASALSELGFTGWYRLISVFGFNLGIETMQLIIVAVTMPSLLLLSRTSFYKPFRVMGALFALVASSAWMIERVSGNPNRIAQDIAQFAQHGAVVFGALFVLSLLAYVMREHCADRMELQAEPQARIDTSHLETS, from the coding sequence ATGAAACGCTTCGTCATTCTCCTCATGCTGATCGGCCTCTCGACCGCATCGGCATGGGCGCATCGTCTGGATGAATACCTGCAGGCCACGATTCTTTCCCTCGAACCCGGAACCATCCACGCAACGATGCGCATGGTCCCGGGCGTGGCCGTCGCGGAGCAAATCATCGCGCAGATCGATACCAATCGAGATGGCCAACTTTCACAGACCGAGCAAGAGGCGTATGCAAAGCGCGTCCTGAACGACCTTTCCCTGAGAGAGGACGGAAGTCCGCTCACGCTTCGGCTGACTGCGTTCGAACTTCCATCTCTGGAGTCGATGAGGCGAGGTACAGGTGAAATCGTTCTTGAATTTGCAGCCGATTTCTCGAAGAGGGGCAGCAGACATGAACTCATTTTTGAGAACCACCACCTGCCGAACCTCTCCGTCTACCTGGTAAATACGCTGGTCCCGGGCGATAAGCATATCCGGATCGGAAGCCAGTTCCGCAATCACAATCAATCCTCCTACTGCCTTTACTTTGAAACTGCAGGCAGTACACCCGCGTCGGGACCGTCCTTGACTTTCAGCGGACTCAACGCCGCCATTCGGCTGGGCATGCACCATATCGCCGAAGGAACCGATCATCTTCTCTTCCTTTTGACTCTCCTCTTGCCAGCACCTCTGGCCGTGTCTGCCCATCGTTGGGCGGGCCGGACGAGCGCCCGTAAAAGCCTTCTGAAGATACTGCGCATCGTAACCGCATTCACGCTCGGCCATTCTCTTACGCTGACGCTCGCAGGCTTTGGCCTGGTCAAAGTTCCCAGTCAACCCATCGAGGTGCTGATTGCAGTCTCCATCTTCGTCTCTGCGATTCACGCACTGCGTCCGCTCTTTCCTGGGCGCGAAGCAATCATCGCAGCATCCTTCGGCCTGATTCATGGGCTGGCATTCGCCTCAGCGCTAAGCGAGCTCGGTTTCACCGGCTGGTATCGCCTCATCAGCGTCTTCGGATTCAACCTTGGCATCGAGACGATGCAGTTGATCATCGTTGCCGTCACCATGCCTTCCTTACTTCTGCTGAGCCGTACTTCTTTCTACAAACCGTTTCGCGTGATGGGCGCGCTCTTTGCGCTCGTCGCCTCCTCAGCCTGGATGATCGAGCGTGTTTCCGGAAACCCGAACAGAATTGCGCAAGACATCGCACAGTTCGCTCAGCACGGCGCTGTGGTTTTCGGAGCATTGTTTGTTCTGAGCCTTTTAGCGTATGTCATGAGAGAACACTGTGCAGACAGGATGGAGTTACAAGCAGAACCGCAAGCAAGGATTGATACGAGTCACTTGGAGACGTCTTAA
- a CDS encoding SDR family NAD(P)-dependent oxidoreductase, translated as MVISFENKVALVTGAASGLGLATAKAFAEAGAAVALVDWNEREVQTAAKELADKGHRTLAIQCDVSDDAQVEAMVKKTVAEFGRLDAAYNNAGIQNMLAETADVPRDDYDRVMAINLRGVWSSMKFELQVMRKQGSGVIVNCSSLGGLVGGNQRGTYHAAKHGVIGFTKSAALEYATCGIRVNAVCPGLIRTPMSDKMEAEGQGEALKIMRETFVPMQREGMPEEIANTVLFLCSDLASYITGQSISVDGGYVMR; from the coding sequence ATGGTTATTTCGTTTGAGAACAAGGTAGCGCTCGTTACGGGCGCGGCTTCGGGGTTGGGGCTTGCAACGGCGAAGGCATTTGCCGAGGCAGGAGCTGCCGTGGCGCTGGTGGACTGGAACGAGAGGGAAGTACAGACCGCTGCAAAGGAACTCGCCGACAAGGGGCACAGGACGCTTGCGATCCAATGCGATGTCTCCGATGATGCTCAGGTGGAAGCGATGGTGAAGAAGACAGTGGCGGAATTTGGGCGTCTTGATGCCGCTTATAACAATGCAGGCATCCAAAACATGCTCGCAGAGACTGCCGACGTTCCTCGTGACGACTATGACCGGGTGATGGCCATCAACCTTCGTGGAGTGTGGAGTTCGATGAAGTTCGAGTTGCAGGTGATGCGCAAACAAGGCAGCGGCGTCATTGTTAACTGTTCTTCACTTGGTGGTCTGGTGGGCGGCAATCAGCGTGGCACGTATCACGCGGCGAAGCATGGCGTGATTGGTTTCACCAAGAGCGCGGCTCTGGAGTATGCAACGTGTGGCATCCGCGTGAATGCTGTCTGCCCCGGATTGATCCGTACGCCGATGAGCGACAAGATGGAAGCGGAGGGCCAGGGCGAAGCATTGAAGATAATGCGCGAGACTTTTGTGCCGATGCAGCGCGAAGGCATGCCTGAGGAGATTGCCAACACTGTGCTCTTCCTGTGCAGCGATCTTGCCAGCTACATCACCGGTCAATCGATTTCGGTCGATGGCGGTTATGTGATGCGGTAA
- a CDS encoding AraC family transcriptional regulator, with protein sequence MKRNGRHSVAPPVARLIQDLRAELAKKIAWFIGSSERKVTQIPGMVLVRRTAPTAPCSGTYTPSVIVVAQGSKRVDLGQTTFTYDPSQFLLTSIELPTISQVVEASEAKPLLAVAIQLEMPMVRELLNREDVHVSESSPATSAMVTGEITAELLDACCRLIDLLANPQDISFLSGHIQREIVYRLLCGPEGARLRAIATSGDQSHRTAKAISWIRDNYAKPVRVDDLAQIAGMGVSTLHHHFRVLTRMSPLQYQKQLRLQAARGRMLIDGMDASTVAFEVGYESVSQFNREYSRFYGQPPMRDIKALREGKVVAMSVA encoded by the coding sequence ATGAAGAGAAATGGCAGGCATTCCGTCGCTCCTCCAGTCGCACGGCTGATCCAGGATTTAAGAGCCGAGCTGGCGAAGAAAATTGCCTGGTTCATCGGCTCTTCAGAGAGAAAGGTCACGCAGATTCCGGGCATGGTGCTGGTTCGCAGAACCGCGCCGACTGCACCCTGTTCAGGAACGTATACGCCGAGCGTGATCGTCGTTGCTCAGGGCAGCAAGCGCGTCGATCTCGGACAGACAACATTTACCTATGATCCATCGCAATTTCTTTTGACTTCCATTGAGCTGCCGACCATCAGCCAGGTAGTGGAGGCAAGTGAGGCTAAGCCTCTTCTCGCAGTGGCGATCCAGCTGGAAATGCCAATGGTCCGCGAGCTTCTTAATCGGGAAGATGTTCATGTGAGCGAGTCATCGCCTGCCACATCGGCAATGGTGACGGGCGAGATCACTGCGGAGTTGCTGGATGCATGCTGCCGCCTAATCGATCTATTGGCGAATCCGCAGGATATTTCTTTTCTGAGTGGCCACATCCAACGCGAGATTGTTTATCGGCTCCTGTGCGGCCCCGAGGGCGCCCGCTTGCGAGCGATTGCAACCTCAGGAGATCAGAGTCATCGCACTGCAAAGGCAATCTCGTGGATCAGGGACAACTATGCGAAACCGGTACGCGTGGACGACTTGGCTCAGATTGCGGGCATGGGCGTATCGACGCTGCACCATCACTTCCGCGTGCTGACTCGTATGAGCCCTCTGCAATATCAAAAGCAGTTGCGGTTGCAGGCGGCGCGCGGGCGCATGCTCATCGATGGCATGGATGCCTCAACGGTGGCCTTTGAGGTTGGATACGAAAGCGTCAGCCAGTTCAATCGGGAATACAGTCGCTTCTACGGTCAGCCGCCGATGCGCGATATTAAAGCTCTCCGCGAAGGTAAAGTCGTAGCGATGAGTGTCGCCTGA
- a CDS encoding aldo/keto reductase, producing the protein MKKRLLGSGRLEVSEIGLGCMGMSWSYGPPKDRREMIALIHAAVDRGVTFFDTAEVYGPLLNEELLGEALEPYRASVVIATKFGWQPNPGDSDRSSALNSRPEHIKQVAEASLKRLRVEAIDLFYQHRVDLEVPIEDVAGAVKDLIQEGKVKHFGMSEASANTIRRAHAVQPVTALQSEYSLFFREPEGSVISTLEELGIGFVPFSPLGKGFLTGKIDANTKFDSTDFRNTVPKFSEENRKHNQALVEVIANFAHAKGATPAQVALAWLLAKKPWIVPIPGTTKLDRLEENLGAVNVQLSEADVAALEDASSKIKIEGARYSEFHQQLVGR; encoded by the coding sequence ATGAAGAAGCGATTGCTCGGCAGTGGAAGGCTTGAGGTGTCGGAGATCGGACTCGGCTGCATGGGAATGAGCTGGTCCTATGGGCCGCCGAAAGACAGGCGGGAGATGATTGCGTTGATCCACGCAGCCGTAGACCGGGGCGTCACATTCTTCGATACCGCCGAGGTCTACGGTCCATTGTTGAATGAGGAACTGCTGGGAGAGGCACTCGAGCCGTATCGAGCTTCTGTCGTAATCGCAACTAAATTCGGTTGGCAGCCGAATCCCGGCGACAGCGATCGATCGAGTGCGTTGAATAGTCGGCCAGAGCACATCAAACAGGTAGCGGAGGCTTCGCTGAAGCGCTTGAGAGTAGAGGCAATCGATCTCTTCTACCAGCATCGCGTTGATCTGGAAGTGCCGATCGAAGATGTAGCCGGAGCAGTGAAAGATCTCATTCAGGAGGGCAAGGTGAAGCACTTCGGTATGTCCGAAGCAAGCGCAAATACGATCCGTCGTGCGCACGCAGTGCAGCCGGTTACAGCCTTGCAGAGTGAATACTCGTTGTTCTTCCGCGAACCGGAAGGGAGCGTGATCTCAACTCTTGAGGAACTGGGGATTGGGTTCGTGCCCTTCAGCCCTCTGGGCAAAGGGTTCCTGACCGGAAAGATCGACGCCAATACGAAGTTTGACAGTACCGACTTCAGGAACACGGTTCCGAAATTCAGTGAAGAGAACCGCAAGCATAATCAGGCTCTGGTCGAGGTGATTGCGAACTTCGCGCACGCAAAGGGCGCTACTCCGGCGCAGGTCGCGCTTGCATGGTTACTGGCAAAGAAGCCGTGGATTGTACCGATCCCCGGGACCACGAAGCTCGACCGTCTGGAAGAGAATCTTGGCGCTGTGAACGTTCAACTTAGCGAAGCGGATGTCGCTGCACTGGAAGACGCATCTTCAAAGATCAAGATTGAAGGCGCACGCTATTCCGAGTTTCACCAGCAGCTGGTAGGTCGCTAA
- a CDS encoding carboxymuconolactone decarboxylase family protein — MERRNFIQASTLFLANMLWSDGLALAKEMKMSDAKKIVPPTGPLTYDDVSSVSPALELYTKKTLLGGLWKRPELSSRDRSIVTVAAIIARMQMYEMSIHFALALDNDVKPAELSEVITHLAFYAGWGNAMAAISVAKDLFRQRGIGIDQLPPAKGELLPLNEEAEKQRATQVGNNFGTVSPGLVQNTTDLLFRDLWLRPALAPRDRSLVTVSALIANGQTAQIPYHLNRAMDCGLRQEEAGEVLTHVAFYAGWPCAFSALPVVKDIFEKRTK, encoded by the coding sequence ATGGAGCGCCGGAATTTCATCCAGGCGAGCACGCTATTTCTCGCGAACATGCTGTGGAGCGATGGCCTCGCTCTGGCTAAGGAGATGAAGATGTCTGATGCAAAGAAGATCGTCCCGCCCACAGGGCCTCTGACGTATGACGATGTAAGTTCTGTTTCGCCAGCACTTGAGCTTTACACCAAAAAAACGCTGCTTGGCGGCCTTTGGAAGCGTCCCGAGCTTTCTTCACGTGATCGGAGCATTGTTACCGTTGCTGCGATTATCGCCCGTATGCAGATGTATGAGATGTCTATTCATTTTGCGCTGGCGCTGGATAACGATGTAAAGCCTGCGGAACTCTCCGAGGTCATCACACATCTTGCGTTCTATGCGGGCTGGGGTAATGCGATGGCGGCCATTTCTGTTGCGAAGGATCTCTTCCGCCAGCGTGGCATAGGCATCGACCAGCTTCCGCCGGCCAAGGGTGAGCTGTTGCCTCTGAATGAAGAAGCGGAGAAGCAGCGCGCGACGCAGGTTGGCAACAACTTTGGCACAGTCTCTCCGGGCCTGGTGCAGAACACGACCGACTTGCTCTTCCGTGATCTGTGGCTTCGTCCTGCACTTGCGCCGCGTGATCGAAGCCTCGTTACGGTGAGTGCATTGATCGCCAACGGACAGACGGCACAGATTCCCTATCATCTCAATCGCGCAATGGATTGTGGCCTGAGGCAGGAAGAGGCTGGAGAGGTGTTGACGCACGTAGCGTTTTACGCCGGATGGCCGTGTGCGTTCTCCGCGTTGCCCGTCGTAAAAGATATTTTTGAAAAGCGGACGAAGTAA
- a CDS encoding CehA/McbA family metallohydrolase translates to MACFLIGVSCNVEAQSSSAPPVSRITRPDIILQGNITYANRQTYKEVPFLVPPDITRVSVEFSYTEHDKHTHLDLGILDPQRFRGWSGGNKSFFTISETDATPSYLPGLIPAGRWTLLIGVPNIEHGVESHYEAKVTLGHRGDVPAISTFSRAPLREGPSWFRGDFHMHDAHSDGSCLSQSGKKVPCPLYKTVEAAAAHKLDFIAISDHNTISQYNDERELQPYFDQLLLIPSREITTFEGHANVFGTTDFVDFRLTTSQVPDIGHILREVHDLHGLFSINHPNAPTGAACMGCGWSVPNTNYRLVEAIEAINGASADGPDSGIPFWQDKLNHGFRITAIGGSDNHDAANPVRSSSGVGHPTTVVFAQNLSERAILDGVRAGHVFVDADGSDDRAMALTAELGGQKAMMGDTLNAAQGAHIALHLSAKSVPGSYPEWIVDGKVTTPTGDSWETGHGFLQDFEYVSDGNRHWIRANIRSTNGRLLLLGNPIYLNF, encoded by the coding sequence TTGGCATGTTTCCTCATCGGGGTCAGCTGCAATGTAGAGGCACAAAGCAGCAGTGCTCCTCCTGTCTCACGCATCACCAGACCGGATATCATCCTGCAGGGCAACATTACTTACGCCAACAGGCAGACATACAAAGAAGTTCCTTTCCTTGTTCCGCCTGACATCACTCGAGTCTCTGTCGAGTTCTCCTATACAGAGCATGATAAGCACACCCATCTCGATCTCGGGATTCTCGATCCTCAACGCTTTCGTGGCTGGAGCGGTGGCAATAAAAGCTTTTTCACCATTTCAGAGACAGATGCGACACCTTCTTATCTGCCAGGCCTCATACCCGCCGGAAGATGGACACTGCTGATAGGGGTTCCGAATATCGAGCATGGCGTCGAATCGCACTACGAGGCAAAAGTCACACTTGGACACAGAGGCGATGTCCCCGCCATCTCGACTTTCAGCCGCGCACCGCTGCGAGAGGGGCCATCATGGTTCCGCGGCGATTTCCACATGCATGACGCACACAGCGATGGTTCTTGCCTGAGCCAGTCTGGCAAAAAGGTTCCGTGTCCGCTTTATAAGACAGTGGAGGCTGCAGCAGCGCACAAACTCGACTTCATCGCGATCAGCGATCACAATACCATCTCTCAATACAACGACGAACGAGAGCTGCAACCTTATTTCGACCAGCTGCTCCTGATTCCAAGCCGCGAGATCACCACGTTTGAAGGCCATGCAAATGTCTTCGGGACAACCGACTTCGTAGACTTCCGCCTAACGACATCTCAGGTCCCTGACATCGGCCATATATTGCGCGAAGTCCATGATCTTCACGGACTCTTCTCCATCAATCACCCCAATGCTCCTACAGGAGCTGCATGCATGGGTTGCGGATGGAGTGTGCCGAATACGAACTATCGCCTCGTAGAGGCCATAGAAGCGATCAACGGTGCATCGGCCGATGGGCCTGACTCCGGTATTCCGTTCTGGCAGGACAAATTAAACCATGGCTTTCGAATCACGGCGATTGGCGGCAGCGATAATCATGATGCGGCAAATCCTGTCAGATCATCTTCCGGGGTTGGCCATCCCACGACCGTCGTCTTCGCACAAAATCTATCCGAGCGTGCCATTCTTGATGGCGTCCGTGCTGGTCACGTCTTCGTCGATGCGGACGGATCGGATGATAGGGCGATGGCGCTCACAGCAGAACTTGGGGGACAAAAAGCCATGATGGGAGACACGCTCAACGCCGCTCAGGGAGCGCACATCGCGTTGCATCTAAGTGCAAAGTCTGTGCCAGGTTCCTATCCTGAATGGATTGTGGATGGGAAAGTAACAACACCAACCGGGGATTCCTGGGAAACCGGCCACGGCTTCTTGCAGGACTTCGAATATGTCAGCGACGGCAACCGCCATTGGATTCGAGCAAATATTCGATCCACAAACGGCAGACTGCTATTGCTAGGCAATCCGATCTATCTCAACTTTTAA
- a CDS encoding cupin domain-containing protein, which produces MKITRVGTTPSMVGSADWFTGNVRVDSLFPPDGGRHSNGGVVTFEPGARTRWHTHPAGQTIIVVQGLGLVQREGGFIEEVRPGDVVFFEVGEKHWHGASAQVGMAHIAITEVLDGKAVDWLEPVTDEQYAG; this is translated from the coding sequence TTGAAAATCACACGAGTAGGAACTACACCTTCAATGGTCGGATCGGCCGACTGGTTCACCGGAAACGTTCGCGTCGATTCTCTCTTTCCTCCCGATGGCGGACGACACTCGAATGGAGGTGTTGTCACCTTTGAGCCAGGTGCACGCACCCGTTGGCACACGCACCCGGCAGGCCAGACGATCATTGTCGTGCAGGGCCTCGGCCTGGTTCAGCGCGAAGGCGGTTTTATCGAAGAGGTGAGGCCGGGCGATGTTGTCTTCTTTGAAGTTGGTGAGAAGCATTGGCATGGGGCCTCCGCACAGGTAGGCATGGCGCACATTGCTATCACGGAGGTGCTGGATGGCAAGGCTGTCGATTGGCTTGAGCCGGTCACGGACGAACAATATGCCGGGTAA
- a CDS encoding LysR family transcriptional regulator, translating into MTRNDLAELSAFVMIAEERSFTRAAAKLGVSQSSLSHSMRGLEKRLGVQLLARTTRSVSATAAGTALLQELAPALERIGNAVAETMKQRERPAGRIRLIIPRTATEMVLLPKLAKFARKYPEIVLEVTSSNDPVDLIAGEYDAGVQLGEFIQRDMIAVPVTREMRLAVVGSPAYFKSNAIPRHPQDLKDHSCIGFRFHNGLYRWEFEKGRKVLTVSPQGPAQFDDPDLVIQAVLDGVGIGTAMEDTLTELISRGRLVQVLRDWCPSFPGYFLYYPSRRNQPAALAALIAALRVSQ; encoded by the coding sequence ATGACGAGAAACGATCTTGCAGAGCTGTCAGCATTTGTCATGATCGCGGAGGAACGCAGCTTCACTCGGGCCGCCGCGAAACTCGGAGTATCCCAGTCCTCTCTTAGTCACTCGATGCGTGGCCTGGAAAAGAGGCTGGGCGTTCAGTTGCTGGCCCGTACTACCCGAAGTGTCTCCGCGACTGCCGCGGGAACGGCGCTGCTTCAGGAACTCGCACCCGCACTGGAACGAATTGGAAATGCTGTCGCCGAAACCATGAAGCAACGAGAGCGTCCCGCCGGCCGAATCCGCCTTATCATTCCGCGCACAGCCACAGAGATGGTACTTCTTCCGAAACTCGCAAAGTTTGCCCGCAAATACCCGGAGATCGTATTGGAGGTCACCTCCTCCAACGATCCCGTCGATCTGATTGCTGGCGAGTACGACGCAGGCGTGCAGTTGGGAGAGTTCATCCAACGGGACATGATCGCCGTCCCCGTAACTCGAGAGATGCGCCTTGCGGTCGTGGGCTCCCCCGCATACTTCAAATCGAATGCCATCCCTCGACACCCGCAGGACTTAAAAGACCACTCCTGCATCGGCTTCCGCTTTCACAACGGTCTTTACCGGTGGGAATTTGAAAAGGGGAGGAAGGTGCTCACGGTCAGCCCGCAAGGGCCAGCCCAGTTCGATGATCCTGACCTGGTCATCCAGGCCGTGCTGGATGGAGTTGGCATCGGCACAGCAATGGAAGATACGCTGACAGAACTGATCTCCAGGGGGCGCCTTGTTCAAGTGCTGAGAGACTGGTGTCCATCATTCCCAGGATATTTCCTCTACTACCCTAGCCGTCGCAATCAGCCCGCCGCCTTGGCCGCGCTGATTGCCGCGCTCCGTGTCTCACAGTAA
- a CDS encoding aldo/keto reductase, with protein sequence MQKRKLGNSGLEISALGLGCMSMTSAYGPASDRDEMIQLIRDAYDLGVTHFDTAEAYGPFLNEELVGEALQPIRNSVTIATKFGFEIDPATGKRGAGTNSKPEHIKAVADASLKRLRTDSIDLFYQHRVDPDVPIEEVAGAVKDLMTQGKVKHFGMSEAGIQTIRRAHAVQPVTAVQSEYSLFWRGPEAELLPALEELGIGFVPFSPLGAGFLTGQIDENTKFDPTDFRNLVPRFSPEARKANMVLVDLVKAVATRKGETPAQVALAWLLAQKPWIVPIPGTTKLHRLKENLGAVNVDLTADDLEQIDEATLKLNLEGERLPEAALKMTGR encoded by the coding sequence ATGCAGAAGCGCAAACTGGGAAACTCCGGCCTTGAAATTTCAGCCCTTGGCCTCGGCTGCATGAGCATGACTTCGGCCTATGGCCCGGCGTCCGATAGGGACGAGATGATTCAGCTCATCCGCGACGCCTATGACCTTGGCGTCACACATTTCGACACGGCCGAAGCCTATGGCCCGTTCCTGAACGAAGAGTTGGTGGGAGAAGCGCTCCAGCCGATCCGGAACTCGGTGACGATTGCTACCAAATTCGGCTTCGAGATCGATCCCGCAACGGGCAAGCGCGGAGCCGGAACGAACAGCAAGCCGGAACACATTAAGGCTGTTGCTGACGCAAGCCTGAAGCGTCTGCGGACCGATTCGATTGATCTCTTCTATCAACACCGCGTCGATCCCGATGTGCCGATCGAAGAGGTAGCAGGAGCGGTCAAGGATTTAATGACCCAGGGCAAGGTCAAACACTTCGGCATGTCAGAAGCTGGAATACAGACGATTCGCCGGGCTCACGCTGTCCAGCCGGTCACAGCAGTGCAGAGTGAATACTCGCTCTTCTGGCGTGGTCCGGAAGCCGAGTTGCTGCCGGCACTGGAGGAGCTTGGCATCGGCTTCGTGCCCTTCAGTCCTCTGGGAGCAGGATTCCTGACAGGCCAGATCGACGAAAACACAAAGTTCGACCCCACCGACTTCCGCAATCTTGTACCTCGCTTTTCACCCGAGGCGCGAAAGGCCAACATGGTCCTGGTCGATTTGGTCAAAGCTGTCGCGACGCGCAAGGGTGAGACGCCGGCACAAGTCGCACTCGCATGGCTGCTCGCACAGAAGCCGTGGATTGTGCCAATCCCTGGAACCACCAAGCTCCATCGGTTGAAGGAGAATCTTGGCGCGGTGAACGTCGACCTGACCGCCGACGATCTGGAGCAGATTGACGAAGCGACTTTGAAGCTGAATCTGGAAGGCGAGCGCCTTCCAGAAGCCGCGTTAAAGATGACCGGACGTTGA
- a CDS encoding lipocalin-like domain-containing protein, with translation MKCSARRFLTSLPSSIIATGAHAQSRSQQPSIIGTWHLVRIELPGQNDKPSEMPQPAGMLIYTKDGHAAVQLMYPQTSLSNEFVHDGYEATFGTYDLEPEKHQLVYHVQGSATREKLVGTSETLHYDLPDSLHMIIRPTHADQHWSVTWERY, from the coding sequence ATGAAATGTTCCGCGCGGAGATTTCTTACATCGCTTCCCAGTAGCATCATCGCCACCGGTGCGCATGCACAGTCGCGTTCGCAGCAACCGAGTATTATTGGGACCTGGCACCTGGTGCGCATCGAATTGCCGGGGCAGAATGACAAGCCCTCCGAAATGCCACAGCCTGCAGGAATGCTGATCTATACAAAGGACGGTCACGCTGCCGTCCAACTCATGTATCCGCAAACCTCTCTATCGAACGAGTTCGTTCATGATGGCTATGAAGCGACATTCGGCACCTATGATCTCGAACCGGAAAAGCACCAGTTGGTCTATCACGTTCAAGGATCGGCTACCCGGGAGAAGCTTGTCGGGACAAGCGAAACGTTGCATTACGACCTCCCGGACAGTCTGCACATGATTATCCGTCCCACCCATGCCGATCAGCATTGGTCAGTTACTTGGGAGCGCTACTGA
- a CDS encoding cupin domain-containing protein, whose protein sequence is MRAKLPITTFAVGLVLLVQGRAQTTEQIFPKGDLSAAKNHTGKIWLNELSEGDSTFDPSVAMATYDAGAKLDWHIHPGGQVLLITEGTGYYQERGKPVRIVHKGDVIKCAPGVEHWHGAAPNSGFAYIAVTPTQKGKTIWLEPVSEKDYESLKERSVRPNE, encoded by the coding sequence ATGAGAGCAAAACTCCCAATCACCACCTTCGCAGTGGGCCTTGTACTTCTTGTGCAAGGCCGCGCGCAAACAACCGAGCAGATTTTTCCGAAAGGAGATTTGTCCGCCGCAAAGAATCACACGGGGAAGATCTGGCTTAACGAGCTCAGTGAAGGAGACAGTACCTTCGATCCCAGTGTCGCTATGGCAACCTATGACGCCGGCGCCAAACTGGATTGGCACATTCATCCCGGCGGCCAGGTTCTGCTCATCACCGAAGGCACGGGCTATTACCAGGAAAGAGGAAAGCCAGTCCGCATCGTGCACAAGGGAGACGTCATCAAGTGCGCTCCTGGCGTGGAGCATTGGCACGGTGCAGCACCCAATAGCGGCTTTGCCTATATCGCTGTTACGCCGACGCAAAAAGGAAAAACAATTTGGTTAGAGCCTGTCAGCGAAAAAGACTACGAGTCTCTGAAAGAGAGGAGTGTCAGGCCGAACGAATAG